A window of the Choristoneura fumiferana chromosome 30, NRCan_CFum_1, whole genome shotgun sequence genome harbors these coding sequences:
- the LOC141444886 gene encoding uncharacterized protein isoform X1, with product MICEEESKHGFNFKEVPQQCHTCLSVSRKLSPLGPNMDILRKIIPQCTYWSTCNMKSVGICWECNSVLVKILEFQNKVLRATEILQLGQAYLYSTLSNLTSVIFNDSSTNVINITETDTDTKLETIDYDIKDDTGHISDEFTQTIEIESFKIELNEVVENNKKVKNNKWAMKKALLNKKPKFKVILDYKDIFRKIKISSEEIRLCLEKERDSEPYKTKKYKCESCVVGFKDENALARHSERYHSQSLGTYICDICHTHKSKKNQIVQHIATHYNKYVCVLCPYSCYHKRHRISHWKTHRKAFQCIKCKLKFGARREFFKHYKEWHEKYICHHCGVSFKMRYCIKDHIRKQHSPFVCKQCDKSFSRYNGLWLHNKVCHTTPSQGAYCVECDKRYVDVYRYRWHLSNSARHRPRTKLRIPCPGCDKVFTKKIYMKDHYDLVHLRKYKYRCEQCDKNFLRNADLCQHKRRVHEGILPPRNKICYVCGRGFTVSHLARQTHLQRDATPHAPRTRRVKLKSIIL from the exons ATGATTTGCGAAGAAGAATCTAAGCACGGGTTTAACTTTAAAGAAGTTCCACAACAATGCCACACTTGTTTAAGTGTAAGCAGAAAACTCTCACCTTTGGGACCGAATATGGATATactaagaaaaataataccaCAGTGTACTTACTGG AGCACTTGTAACATGAAGTCAGTTGGAATTTGCTGGGAATGCAACAGTGTTCTGGTAAAAATTCTAGAATTCCAAAATAAAGTGCTGAGAGCTACAGAAATTTTACAATTGGGCCAG GCATACCTATATAGCACCCTTTCCAATCTAACATCAGTCATATTCAATGATTCAAGCACAAATGTTATCAACATCACCGAGACAGACACTGATACAAAACTAGAAACCATAGACTATGATATAAAAGACGACACTGGGCACATATCAGATGAATTTACACAAACCATAGAGATAGAGTCtttcaaaattgaattaaatgaagttgtagaaaataataaaaaagtaaaaaataataagtggGCTATGAAAAAGGCTTTGTTAAATAAGAAACCTAAATTTAAAGTAATATTGGACTACAaagatatttttagaaaaattaaaataagttctGAAGAAATAAGACTATGTTTGGagaaagaaagagatagtgaaccatataaaacgaaaaaatacaaatgtgaGAGCTGTGTGGTTGGGTTTAAGGATGAAAATGCATTGGCACGCCACAGCGAAAGATATCATAGTCAG TCTCTAGGCACATACATATGTGACATCTGCCACACTCATAAATCCAAGAAAAATCAAATTGTACAACACATCGCTACCCACTATAAcaagtatgtgtgtgtgctATGTCCTTACTCCTGCTACCACAAACGACACAGAATCTCGCATTGGAAAACACATAGGAAGGCCTTTCAGTGCATCAAGTGTAAATTGAAATTTGG AGCGCGACGTGAGTTTTTCAAACATTACAAAGAATGGCATGAGAAGTACATTTGCCACCACTGCGGTGTCAGTTTCAAGATGCGATATTGCATCAAGGACCACatcag GAAGCAGCACTCACCGTTTGTGTGTAAGCAGTGCGACAAGAGCTTCTCGCGGTACAACGGACTGTGGCTACACAACAAG GTGTGTCACACGACGCCCTCGCAAGGCGCTTACTGCGTCGAGTGCGACAAAAGATACGTCGACGTGTACCGCTACCGCTGGCATCTCAGCAACAGCGCGCGGCACCGCCCCCGGACCAAGCTACG GATCCCGTGTCCGGGCTGCGACAAAGTGTTCACAAAGAAGATCTATATGAAGGACCACTACGACCTTGTGCATCTGCGCAAGTACAAGTACAGATGCGAGCAGTGCGACAAG aattTTCTGCGCAACGCGGACCTGTGCCAGCATAAGCGGCGCGTGCATGAAGGCATCCTGCCCCCCCGGAATAAGATCTGCTACGTGTGCGGGAGGGGGTTCACTGTGAGTCACCTCGCTCGCCAAACACACTTGCaacgcgacgccacgccacaCGCACCACGCACCAGGCGTGTCAAATTGAAATcgattattctgtaa
- the LOC141444886 gene encoding uncharacterized protein isoform X2 — protein sequence MICEEESKHGFNFKEVPQQCHTCLSVSRKLSPLGPNMDILRKIIPQCTYWSTCNMKSVGICWECNSVLVKILEFQNKVLRATEILQLGQAYLYSTLSNLTSVIFNDSSTNVINITETDTDTKLETIDYDIKDDTGHISDEFTQTIEIESFKIELNEVVENNKKVKNNKWAMKKALLNKKPKFKVILDYKDIFRKIKISSEEIRLCLEKERDSEPYKTKKYKCESCVVGFKDENALARHSERYHSQSLGTYICDICHTHKSKKNQIVQHIATHYNKYVCVLCPYSCYHKRHRISHWKTHRKAFQCIKCKLKFGARREFFKHYKEWHEKYICHHCGVSFKMRYCIKDHIRKQHSPFVCKQCDKSFSRYNGLWLHNKDPVSGLRQSVHKEDLYEGPLRPCASAQVQVQMRAVRQEFSAQRGPVPA from the exons ATGATTTGCGAAGAAGAATCTAAGCACGGGTTTAACTTTAAAGAAGTTCCACAACAATGCCACACTTGTTTAAGTGTAAGCAGAAAACTCTCACCTTTGGGACCGAATATGGATATactaagaaaaataataccaCAGTGTACTTACTGG AGCACTTGTAACATGAAGTCAGTTGGAATTTGCTGGGAATGCAACAGTGTTCTGGTAAAAATTCTAGAATTCCAAAATAAAGTGCTGAGAGCTACAGAAATTTTACAATTGGGCCAG GCATACCTATATAGCACCCTTTCCAATCTAACATCAGTCATATTCAATGATTCAAGCACAAATGTTATCAACATCACCGAGACAGACACTGATACAAAACTAGAAACCATAGACTATGATATAAAAGACGACACTGGGCACATATCAGATGAATTTACACAAACCATAGAGATAGAGTCtttcaaaattgaattaaatgaagttgtagaaaataataaaaaagtaaaaaataataagtggGCTATGAAAAAGGCTTTGTTAAATAAGAAACCTAAATTTAAAGTAATATTGGACTACAaagatatttttagaaaaattaaaataagttctGAAGAAATAAGACTATGTTTGGagaaagaaagagatagtgaaccatataaaacgaaaaaatacaaatgtgaGAGCTGTGTGGTTGGGTTTAAGGATGAAAATGCATTGGCACGCCACAGCGAAAGATATCATAGTCAG TCTCTAGGCACATACATATGTGACATCTGCCACACTCATAAATCCAAGAAAAATCAAATTGTACAACACATCGCTACCCACTATAAcaagtatgtgtgtgtgctATGTCCTTACTCCTGCTACCACAAACGACACAGAATCTCGCATTGGAAAACACATAGGAAGGCCTTTCAGTGCATCAAGTGTAAATTGAAATTTGG AGCGCGACGTGAGTTTTTCAAACATTACAAAGAATGGCATGAGAAGTACATTTGCCACCACTGCGGTGTCAGTTTCAAGATGCGATATTGCATCAAGGACCACatcag GAAGCAGCACTCACCGTTTGTGTGTAAGCAGTGCGACAAGAGCTTCTCGCGGTACAACGGACTGTGGCTACACAACAAG GATCCCGTGTCCGGGCTGCGACAAAGTGTTCACAAAGAAGATCTATATGAAGGACCACTACGACCTTGTGCATCTGCGCAAGTACAAGTACAGATGCGAGCAGTGCGACAAG aattTTCTGCGCAACGCGGACCTGTGCCAGCATAA
- the LOC141444877 gene encoding uncharacterized protein, translated as MYAVKREFGEEICRGCFSTDRRLSPLANYNLYFSLLDDKQKLEALKSPAMQLCWECNASLRRLKLFQTQVQQAHRLLHELVELEGQLPAEGLSQLHVCYKQDYDVIIEDDLDDIEEQLIIPVKEETKLVFNENLNPDDDHTFEDTDTLETHTELDLFVETMENSIVETIPRKKYKRKLKRVNTKSSLETKIKKKKIETVPVKKGNRPGLRSSRDIIRPLYPNRNNGNKNDVKKTKIRVGNTLKRKIKQSNRKRCLNRKDPIQNVKVKKENQTPDVGDTAAKDLQNEVTNDDGAEGSADLELGNVKDQNTKEKIEVDIHNIEQENHSDESDSENDNNDPDFEEKDGINCYKTLHNCVKIKRKGVGTRDKWLNSVCIMFNIIEELDEYFTKVDLGPEEVKHILDNELSYVSEEQPYGCNYCGMCFQMHKTLAIHKRNRHKQIARCTNPVYLMYRCNICHKIVRQEHTEAHMKYLHRRRYSCKECDKEFWNIEEGRSHFMESHKQKRSCNLCAHISSTTKALEAHVRQRHTPVPCDICGKKTSGTERLKLHRRRHQTDDSTPEQCYCVPCDKQLPSVYAYEQHLKKSSVHSGKTPRIPCTKCGKLMADKNSLQLHYDRFHSDKTKFQCPQCDKYYGRSCGLRMHIDSVHLKKKLPKDKLCSMCGRGFSHSRVLKFHMRTHTGERPHVCPHCPAAFAQPYPLRKHLASQHGEAPAALNKEAPTTQA; from the exons atgtacgcTGTAAAAAGAGAATTTGGCGAAGAAATATGCCGCGGCTGCTTTAGTACGGACCGGAGACTGTCGCCGCTGGCAAATTATAATCTGTATTTCAGTCTTTTGGATGACAAACAAAAGTTGGAG GCATTGAAGTCTCCGGCGATGCAGCTGTGTTGGGAATGCAATGCCTCTCTGCGCAGGTTGAAGTTGTTCCAGACACAGGTGCAGCAGGCTCACAGGCTGCTGCATGAACTGGTGGAATTGGAGGGGCAATTG CCTGCTGAAGGATTATCCCAACTTCACGTTTGTTATAAACAAGATTATGATGTCATAATTGAAGATGATCTTGATGATATTGAAGAACAATTAATAATTCCAGTCAAAGAAGAAACTAAACttgtatttaatgaaaatttaaatccAGATGATGATCACACTTTTGAAGATACTGATACTTTAGAGACACATACTGAATTAGATTTATTTGTAGAAACAATGGAGAACAGTATAGTAGAAACTATACCGAGAAAGAAATACAAACGTAAGCTTAAAAGAGTGAATACTAAGAGTTCTCTGgaaaccaaaattaaaaaaaaaaaaattgaaactgtTCCAGTTAAAAAAGGGAATAGACCAGGTTTAAGAAGTTCGAGAGATATTATTCGTCCATTGTATCCAAATAGAAACAATGGTAATAAAAACGATGTGAAAAAGACTAAAATTAGAGTAGGTAatacattaaaaagaaaaattaaacaatcaAATCGTAAGAGATGTTTGAATCGCAAAGATCCAATTCAAAATGTCAAAGTGAAGAAAGAAAACCAAACACCAGATGTTGGAGACACAGCAGCAAAAGATTTACAGAATGAAGTCACTAATGATGACGGTGCTGAAGGAAGCGCAGATTTAGAGCTAGGAAATGTAAAAGATCAAAATACAAAAGAGAAAATTGaagttgatattcataatattgaACAAGAAAACCATTCAGATGAAAGTGACAGtgaaaatgataataatgatcctgattttgaagaaaaagatggtataaattgttataaaactttaCATAATTGTGTAAAAATTAAGAGAAAAGGAGTAGGAACTAGAGACAAGTGGTTAAACAGCGTTTGCATAATGTTTAATATAATTGAAGAATTGGATGAATATTTTACTAAAGTTGATTTAGGCCCTGAAGAAGTCAAACATATTCTAGATAATGAACTTTCATATGTAAGTGAAGAACAGCCGTACGGCTGCAATTATTGTGGTATGTGCTTCCAAATGCACAAAACATTAGCCATACATAAAAGAAACCGCCATAAGCAA ATTGCCAGGTGCACCAATCCGGTGTACTTGATGTACCGTTGCAACATTTGCCATAAAATTGTAAGACAAGAACACACAGAGGCACACATGAAGTATTTGCACCGCCGGCGGTACTCTTGCAAGGAGTGTGACAAAGAATTTTG GAACATAGAAGAAGGCAGGAGTCACTTTATGGAGTCCCATAAGCAAAAACGTAGCTGTAACCTGTGCGCTCACATTAGCTCGACTACGAAAGCTTTGGAGGCGCATGTGAG GCAACGGCACACCCCCGTGCCGTGCGACATTTGCGGCAAGAAGACAAGCGGCACAGAGAGGCTGAAGCTGCACCGGCGCCGCCACCAGACAGACGACAGCACGCCCGAGCAGTGCTACTGCGTGCCGTGCGACAAACAACTCCCATCCGTCTACGCTTACGAGCAGCATCTTAAAAAAAGCAGCGTGCATAGTGGAAAGACGCCAAG AATCCCGTGCACGAAATGTGGGAAGTTGATGGCGGACAAAAATAGTTTGCAATTGCACTACGACCGCTTTCACAGCGACAAGACGAAGTTCCAGTGCCCGCAATGCGACAAA TATTACGGTCGCAGTTGTGGGCTGCGCATGCACATTGACTCTGTGCATCTGAAGAAGAAGCTTCCGAAAGACAAACTATGCAGCATGTGTGGCCGCGGCTTCTCT cattctCGCGTCCTGAAGTTCCACATGCGCACGCATACAGGCGAGCGCCCCCACGTGTGCCCGCACTGTCCCGCCGCGTTCGCTCAGCCCTACCCGCTGCGGAAGCACCTCGCTTCGCAACATGGTGAAGCCCCCGCTGCACTAAACAAAGAGGCCCCCACGACACAAGCGTGA